The Brachyhypopomus gauderio isolate BG-103 chromosome 2, BGAUD_0.2, whole genome shotgun sequence genome contains a region encoding:
- the rcn2 gene encoding reticulocalbin-2 isoform X1, protein MRSEVAILFLVLCCASGDTGHKAEHNHEHNAHAFLGTEDKDEIKKLSPSEQRSKMVEIVKRIDTDSDKYLTSEEITLWIQKVYRRYAVDDAEERFPEFDTNDDGLVSWDEYNLVMHGHTVEVDDWAVLDDTEEESLRFLHLKEKRRFNFADMDGIPGLNLTEFLAFTHPSEVDHMADFAIEDVLSEYDVDKDGFISLTEFIGDLRATEGDEPSQWEIEETVRFKDLYDQDKDGRLNRDEQLRWVAPNSYGSAREEAIHLIKEMDQDGDEKLSEKEILKNQDIFMNSEVTDYGRQLHVSHDEL, encoded by the exons ATGAGATCAGAAGTGGCGATTTTATTTCTTGTGCTGTGCTGCGCATCAGGAGACACCGGCCACAAAGCAGAACATAATCACGAACATAACGCACATGCTTTCCTTGGCACTGAG GATAAGGATGAAATAAAGAAACTGAGTCCATCTGAGCAGAGGAGCAAAATGGTGGAGATAGTGAAAAGAATCGATACTGACTCAGACAAATACCTGACTTCAG AGGAGATCACTTTATGGATACAGAAGGTGTACAGAAGGTACGCAGTGGATGATGCAGAGGAACGCTTCCCAGAGTTTGACACAAATGATGATGGTCTGGTGTCTTGGGACGAATACAACTTGGTGATGCATGGCCACACCGTTGAGGTGGATGACTGGGCTGTTCTTGATGACACAGAAGAAGAATCTCTCAGATTT CTTCATTTGAAAGAGAAAAGGAGATTCAACTTTGCTGATATGGATGGCATCCCCGGTTTGAACTTGACGGAGTTTCTTGCATTTACACATCCATCTGAAGTAGACCACATGGCT GACTTTGCAATTGAAGATGTGTTAAGTGAGTATGATGTGGACAAAGATGGATTCATCAGTCTGACTGAGTTCATTGGAGATCTCAGAGCAACTg AAGGTGATGAGCCCTCACAGTGGGAGATTGAGGAGACAGTTCGCTTTAAAGACCTTTATGACCAGGACAAAGATGGCAGGCTGAATCGGGACGAGCAGTTGCGCTGGGTGGCTCCCAACAGCTATGGCTCAGCACGAGAAGAG GCTATTCATCTAATTAAAGAAATGGATCAGGATGGAGACGAGAAGCTCTCAGAAAAGGAGATTTTGAAGAACCAGGACATTTTTATGAACAGCGAAGTAACGGACTATGGCAGACAACTTCATGTATCGCATGATGAATTATAA
- the rcn2 gene encoding reticulocalbin-2 isoform X2, translated as MRSEVAILFLVLCCASGDTGHKAEHNHEHNAHAFLGTEDKDEIKKLSPSEQRSKMVEIVKRIDTDSDKYLTSEEITLWIQKVYRRYAVDDAEERFPEFDTNDDGLVSWDEYNLVMHGHTVEVDDWAVLDDTEEESLRFLHLKEKRRFNFADMDGIPGLNLTEFLAFTHPSEVDHMADFAIEDVLSEYDVDKDGFISLTEFIGDLRATGDEPSQWEIEETVRFKDLYDQDKDGRLNRDEQLRWVAPNSYGSAREEAIHLIKEMDQDGDEKLSEKEILKNQDIFMNSEVTDYGRQLHVSHDEL; from the exons ATGAGATCAGAAGTGGCGATTTTATTTCTTGTGCTGTGCTGCGCATCAGGAGACACCGGCCACAAAGCAGAACATAATCACGAACATAACGCACATGCTTTCCTTGGCACTGAG GATAAGGATGAAATAAAGAAACTGAGTCCATCTGAGCAGAGGAGCAAAATGGTGGAGATAGTGAAAAGAATCGATACTGACTCAGACAAATACCTGACTTCAG AGGAGATCACTTTATGGATACAGAAGGTGTACAGAAGGTACGCAGTGGATGATGCAGAGGAACGCTTCCCAGAGTTTGACACAAATGATGATGGTCTGGTGTCTTGGGACGAATACAACTTGGTGATGCATGGCCACACCGTTGAGGTGGATGACTGGGCTGTTCTTGATGACACAGAAGAAGAATCTCTCAGATTT CTTCATTTGAAAGAGAAAAGGAGATTCAACTTTGCTGATATGGATGGCATCCCCGGTTTGAACTTGACGGAGTTTCTTGCATTTACACATCCATCTGAAGTAGACCACATGGCT GACTTTGCAATTGAAGATGTGTTAAGTGAGTATGATGTGGACAAAGATGGATTCATCAGTCTGACTGAGTTCATTGGAGATCTCAGAGCAACTg GTGATGAGCCCTCACAGTGGGAGATTGAGGAGACAGTTCGCTTTAAAGACCTTTATGACCAGGACAAAGATGGCAGGCTGAATCGGGACGAGCAGTTGCGCTGGGTGGCTCCCAACAGCTATGGCTCAGCACGAGAAGAG GCTATTCATCTAATTAAAGAAATGGATCAGGATGGAGACGAGAAGCTCTCAGAAAAGGAGATTTTGAAGAACCAGGACATTTTTATGAACAGCGAAGTAACGGACTATGGCAGACAACTTCATGTATCGCATGATGAATTATAA